The proteins below are encoded in one region of Clostridium estertheticum:
- the hisS gene encoding histidine--tRNA ligase, protein MKNEIVKPSILPGFMELLPADQIEFNKLADTIRKTYESFGFMPIDTPVIEKSEILLAKGGGETEKQIYRFSKGSNDLSLRFDLTVPLARYVAQNSNSLTFPFRRYQIGKVYRGERNQKGRFREFYQCDIDIVGSNNLSILNDAEIPSIIYSIFNNLGFEDFTIKVNNRKILNGFFESLGIEDKSDVLRTIDKIDKIGVVIATQELLTSGLSKGVIDKILEFINARGSNEDILLFLKNLDISNSTFKDGVSELSTVSKYVKLFGVPDNNFKIDLKISRGLDYYTGTVYETFLNEYPSIGSVCSGGRYDNLAEYYTKQKLPGVGISIGLTRLFYQLNEVGFFKNDTNSCITKVLVIPLDNNVIDYAISFAKSLRDKGIVTEIYLEDTKIVKKLGYANKLGIPYTILIGDEEIQNKTVTVKNMVTGLQKTTSLDEAYKMVNI, encoded by the coding sequence ATGAAAAATGAAATTGTAAAACCATCAATTTTACCTGGCTTTATGGAGTTATTACCAGCAGATCAAATTGAGTTCAACAAATTAGCAGATACAATAAGGAAAACTTATGAAAGTTTTGGATTTATGCCAATAGATACTCCAGTAATAGAAAAATCAGAGATTTTACTCGCAAAAGGTGGTGGAGAAACTGAAAAACAAATCTATAGATTCTCAAAAGGTAGTAATGACTTATCTCTTAGATTTGATTTAACCGTTCCTCTCGCAAGGTACGTTGCTCAAAATTCTAATTCCTTAACTTTTCCTTTTAGAAGATATCAAATTGGAAAAGTATATAGAGGAGAGAGAAATCAAAAAGGGCGCTTTCGCGAATTTTATCAATGCGATATTGATATTGTTGGAAGCAACAATTTAAGCATTTTAAATGATGCTGAAATTCCTAGTATCATTTACTCAATATTTAATAATCTCGGTTTCGAGGATTTTACCATAAAAGTAAATAACAGAAAAATTCTAAATGGTTTTTTTGAATCTTTAGGTATTGAAGATAAATCTGACGTTCTAAGGACTATTGATAAGATAGATAAAATTGGAGTAGTAATAGCTACTCAAGAATTGCTAACTAGTGGATTAAGTAAGGGAGTTATAGATAAAATTCTTGAGTTTATTAATGCTCGTGGAAGCAACGAAGATATCCTACTATTTTTAAAGAATTTAGATATTTCTAATTCAACCTTTAAAGATGGTGTAAGTGAACTTTCAACCGTTTCAAAATATGTGAAATTGTTTGGGGTTCCAGATAACAATTTTAAAATTGATTTAAAAATTTCAAGAGGTCTTGATTATTACACAGGAACGGTTTATGAAACATTTTTAAACGAATACCCATCTATTGGTTCTGTATGTTCCGGTGGTCGTTATGATAATTTAGCAGAATATTATACAAAACAAAAATTACCAGGAGTTGGGATTTCAATTGGATTAACTCGCTTATTTTATCAATTAAATGAAGTTGGATTCTTTAAAAATGATACAAACAGCTGTATAACAAAAGTACTCGTCATCCCACTTGATAATAATGTTATTGATTATGCAATTTCTTTTGCAAAATCCTTAAGAGACAAGGGTATTGTTACAGAAATTTACCTAGAGGACACTAAAATAGTAAAGAAACTTGGTTATGCAAATAAATTAGGAATACCATATACAATTTTAATAGGTGATGAAGAAATACAAAATAAAACTGTTACAGTGAAAAATATGGTCACTGGTTTGCAAAAAACTACTAGTTTAGATGAAGCTTATAAAATGGTTAATATTTAA
- the nifS gene encoding cysteine desulfurase NifS: MNKSIYMDHAATTYVKPEVMEEMLPYFTEYFGNPSSIYTLARETKKAIDIGRDKVAKAINADSSEIFFTSGGSEADNWAIKGIASAYKKKGNHIITTVIEHHAVLHTCEYLAKNGFDITYLPVDEYGFINIKDLENAITDKTILVSVMFANNEIGTIEPIKEIGALCRSKKILFHTDAVQAVGHIPVDVKDMNIDLLSLAGHKFYGPKGIGALYIRKGIKIENLIHGGGQERNKRAGTENVASVVGIGKALELAVENMEENNKKLVILRDKLMNGLLKVPFTRLNGPIGEKRLPGNSNISFRFVEGESILLMLDAKGIAASSGSACTSGSLDPSHVLLAIGLIHEIAHGSLRLTLGDATTEEEVDYVLETVPKVIQRLRDMSPLYDDYLKKGEK; the protein is encoded by the coding sequence ATGAATAAATCAATTTACATGGATCATGCTGCAACAACATATGTTAAACCAGAAGTTATGGAAGAAATGCTTCCGTATTTTACAGAATATTTTGGAAATCCATCTTCAATTTACACTTTGGCGAGGGAAACTAAAAAGGCAATTGATATTGGTCGTGACAAGGTAGCAAAAGCGATAAATGCTGATTCAAGCGAAATATTTTTTACAAGTGGTGGTTCAGAAGCAGATAATTGGGCTATAAAGGGTATAGCTTCTGCTTATAAGAAAAAAGGAAATCATATAATTACTACAGTAATTGAACATCATGCAGTACTTCATACCTGTGAATATTTAGCGAAAAATGGATTTGATATTACATATTTACCGGTAGATGAATATGGATTTATTAATATTAAAGATCTAGAAAATGCAATTACTGACAAAACAATTTTGGTATCGGTAATGTTTGCTAATAATGAGATTGGTACAATAGAACCAATAAAAGAAATAGGAGCATTATGTAGAAGTAAAAAAATACTTTTCCATACAGATGCAGTTCAAGCCGTTGGACACATACCAGTTGATGTGAAAGATATGAATATAGATTTATTATCACTTGCTGGTCATAAATTTTACGGACCAAAAGGCATAGGAGCTTTATATATACGAAAAGGTATTAAAATAGAAAATTTAATACATGGTGGTGGTCAAGAAAGAAATAAAAGAGCTGGTACTGAAAATGTAGCTAGCGTAGTTGGAATTGGTAAAGCTCTAGAACTAGCAGTTGAGAACATGGAAGAGAATAATAAAAAATTAGTTATTTTAAGAGATAAACTTATGAATGGATTATTAAAAGTACCTTTCACAAGGCTTAATGGACCAATAGGAGAAAAAAGACTTCCAGGAAACTCTAATATTAGTTTTAGATTTGTTGAAGGTGAATCCATATTGTTAATGCTCGATGCAAAGGGTATCGCAGCATCAAGTGGAAGTGCATGTACATCTGGGTCTTTAGATCCATCTCACGTGCTCCTTGCAATTGGCCTTATTCATGAAATAGCTCATGGATCACTTAGATTAACTTTAGGCGATGCTACCACTGAGGAAGAAGTAGATTATGTATTAGAAACAGTTCCAAAAGTTATACAAAGATTAAGAGATATGTCACCATTATATGATGACTACTTAAAGAAGGGGGAAAAATAA
- a CDS encoding PRC-barrel domain-containing protein produces the protein MFKSKDFIFMNVVSVDGKKIGFIKDLLIDFNKGKVIGFLISPYNFFQKNLSVLKEDIIYFNKDMVVKKVEKSTHLCLHSFISMDVIDICRNVLGMVEDITFTGNNFIIKGVIVSSGFITNLLRGKRIILINELILGEENILYIPNHDQYCFKSMPHNFFVQGKLNEKNQ, from the coding sequence ATGTTTAAAAGTAAAGATTTTATATTTATGAATGTTGTGAGTGTGGATGGTAAAAAAATTGGATTTATTAAAGACTTATTAATAGATTTTAATAAAGGTAAAGTAATTGGATTTCTAATATCCCCATACAATTTTTTTCAAAAAAATCTGAGTGTACTAAAAGAAGACATCATATACTTTAATAAAGATATGGTGGTTAAAAAAGTAGAAAAAAGTACACATTTATGCTTACATAGTTTTATTAGTATGGATGTAATAGATATATGCAGAAATGTATTGGGCATGGTGGAGGATATTACCTTTACAGGCAACAATTTTATAATAAAAGGGGTTATAGTATCTTCAGGATTTATTACAAATTTGCTTCGTGGGAAAAGAATAATATTAATAAATGAATTAATACTTGGTGAAGAAAATATTCTTTATATTCCAAATCACGATCAATATTGTTTTAAAAGTATGCCTCATAACTTTTTTGTACAGGGGAAATTAAATGAAAAAAATCAATAA
- the nifU gene encoding Fe-S cluster assembly scaffold protein NifU, with protein MEYSDKVMEHFYSPRNMGVLGDANGIGEAGDPNCGDIMKIYIKVKDNIIINVKFKAFGCGSAIASSSIATELIKGKTLEEAWKLTNKSVIEALEGLPVVKEHCSVLAEQTIHNAINNYRESQNLKLW; from the coding sequence ATGGAATATAGTGATAAGGTTATGGAGCATTTTTATAGTCCAAGAAATATGGGTGTATTAGGTGATGCTAATGGTATTGGAGAAGCAGGAGACCCTAATTGCGGAGACATAATGAAAATCTATATTAAGGTAAAGGATAATATAATAATCAACGTTAAATTCAAGGCGTTTGGTTGCGGCTCAGCTATAGCATCGTCGAGTATTGCGACAGAACTTATAAAAGGAAAAACTTTAGAAGAGGCTTGGAAATTAACCAACAAGTCAGTTATTGAGGCTTTAGAGGGTTTACCCGTTGTGAAAGAGCATTGCTCTGTACTCGCAGAGCAAACTATACATAATGCAATAAATAATTATAGAGAGTCACAAAATCTGAAGCTTTGGTAG
- a CDS encoding RrF2 family transcriptional regulator, giving the protein MKLSTKGRYGVKAMVDLAINYGEQPVSIKSISERQGISEYYLEQLFSSLRKAKLIKSVRGSQGGYLLNRPPAEITIYDIINVLEGPIEISTCLHDEECTNIDCCATRPLWKKIKNSIDSVTTSINLKDIVSDYNEMTLIKGVKDNE; this is encoded by the coding sequence ATGAAATTATCTACGAAGGGAAGATATGGAGTTAAAGCCATGGTAGATTTAGCGATAAATTATGGAGAACAACCTGTATCTATAAAGAGTATATCTGAAAGACAAGGTATATCTGAATATTATTTAGAACAATTATTTTCATCACTTCGAAAAGCCAAGCTTATTAAAAGTGTAAGAGGATCCCAGGGTGGATATTTACTCAATAGACCGCCTGCGGAAATAACTATTTATGATATTATTAATGTACTTGAGGGACCGATAGAAATTTCAACTTGTCTTCATGATGAAGAATGCACTAATATTGATTGTTGTGCCACTCGGCCATTATGGAAAAAAATTAAAAATAGTATAGATAGTGTAACTACTTCTATAAATTTAAAAGATATTGTATCTGATTATAACGAAATGACATTAATTAAAGGAGTGAAGGATAATGAATAA
- a CDS encoding IreB family regulatory phosphoprotein, which produces MDSNQNTVQFDFVKDKKDLTKTILTDVYNSLIKKGYNPVNQMVGYLISGDPTYITNYNGARALVRKLERDEILEEVLKSYLDIKK; this is translated from the coding sequence ATGGATAGTAATCAAAATACAGTCCAATTTGATTTTGTAAAAGATAAAAAGGATTTAACAAAAACTATTTTAACTGACGTATATAATTCGCTTATAAAAAAGGGATATAACCCAGTAAATCAAATGGTAGGATATTTAATTTCTGGAGATCCTACATATATAACGAACTATAATGGAGCAAGGGCGTTAGTAAGAAAGCTAGAAAGAGATGAAATATTAGAAGAAGTTTTAAAATCTTATCTAGACATAAAAAAATAA
- the alaS gene encoding alanine--tRNA ligase, translated as MENLGLNEIRESFLTFFEGKKHLRLESFPLVPKNDNSLLLVNAGMQPLKSYFTGIQTPPSVRITDCQKCIRTGDIENVGKTSRHGTFFEMLGNFSFGDYFKQEIIPWAWEYVTEVLNIPKEKLYVTVYLDDDEAFNIWNKNTDIDPLHIFKLGKEENFWEIGQGPCGPSSEIHFDRNVKLGRIKTSEEFIEAGNQDRIIEFWNLVFTQFDKDEKGNYNKLKNPNIDTGMGLERISAIMQGTDSIFEVDTIKNILNEVSRVTGAKCEESPAIDVSLKIITDHVRSTTFMISDGILPSNEGRGYVLRRLIRRAARHGRLLGIKNTFLYELCDMVIKNSCVAYPELKEKASYIKKVVKIEEERFLETIDAGMDILKGYIQELEVNNDKILGGDKAFKLYDTYGFPYELTEEILEDVGIKIDLKEFNTEMQNQRQMARDARGQSDYMGNADNVLNLIPKDIEIKFEGYDKTELFSKVKVLISEDEIVTELSKGSKGIIVTEVTPFYAEMGGQIGDKGIIFNDNFKAEVYDCKKSISGKIVHLVKMIDGTLLTGELVTLKVNEDRRNEICRNHSATHMLQEALKKVLGDHVHQSGSYVNEDRLRFDFTHFSALTEKEVIKVQKIVNDNILKAYTVNTSVMTIEKAKESGAIALFDEKYKDDVRVVSIGEFSKELCGGTHVKNTGEIGLFKILSESGVAAGVRRIEAITGINSIEFLEDKNNQLKDIASTLKCSEKDIINKLQLQLVELKDKEKEIILLKGKLASSSVDEMLNNVKEVKGVKVICGTVRNMDSEALRDLADKLRDKLGDGVVVLGSSVGDKVQFIAMASKSAIDKGIHCGKIIKEVAKIAGGGGGGRPNMAEAGGKLPDKLDEAIDNVCSIIERLVK; from the coding sequence ATGGAGAATTTAGGCTTGAATGAAATTAGAGAATCCTTTCTAACATTTTTTGAAGGTAAAAAACATCTTAGACTGGAGAGTTTCCCTCTAGTACCTAAGAATGATAATAGTTTATTACTTGTAAATGCAGGTATGCAACCACTTAAATCATATTTCACAGGAATTCAAACACCACCTAGTGTTAGAATAACTGATTGTCAAAAGTGTATTAGAACAGGAGATATCGAGAATGTGGGTAAGACATCAAGGCATGGTACTTTCTTTGAAATGCTAGGGAATTTTTCTTTTGGTGATTATTTTAAGCAGGAGATTATTCCATGGGCTTGGGAATATGTAACTGAGGTTTTAAATATACCAAAAGAAAAGTTATATGTAACTGTATACTTAGATGATGATGAGGCTTTTAATATATGGAATAAAAATACCGATATTGATCCTCTACATATTTTCAAATTAGGAAAAGAAGAGAACTTTTGGGAAATAGGTCAAGGACCTTGTGGTCCAAGTTCAGAAATACATTTTGATAGAAATGTAAAATTAGGTAGAATAAAGACTAGTGAAGAATTTATAGAAGCAGGAAATCAAGATAGAATAATAGAATTTTGGAATTTAGTATTTACTCAATTTGATAAGGACGAAAAAGGTAACTATAATAAATTAAAGAATCCTAACATAGATACAGGTATGGGGCTTGAGAGAATATCTGCTATAATGCAAGGCACAGATAGTATATTTGAAGTGGATACTATAAAAAACATTTTAAATGAAGTATCAAGGGTTACAGGTGCTAAATGTGAAGAAAGCCCTGCAATCGACGTATCGTTAAAAATTATAACTGACCATGTTAGGAGCACAACTTTCATGATAAGTGATGGAATACTTCCGTCTAATGAGGGGAGAGGTTACGTTTTAAGACGTCTAATAAGGCGTGCTGCAAGGCATGGTAGACTACTTGGAATTAAAAATACTTTTTTATATGAACTCTGTGATATGGTTATAAAAAATTCCTGCGTAGCATATCCTGAACTTAAGGAGAAAGCATCTTATATTAAGAAAGTTGTAAAAATTGAAGAGGAAAGATTTCTTGAAACTATAGATGCAGGCATGGATATATTAAAAGGGTATATACAAGAACTTGAAGTCAATAACGATAAAATATTAGGTGGAGATAAGGCTTTTAAATTGTATGATACCTATGGATTTCCATACGAACTTACAGAAGAAATACTCGAAGATGTAGGCATAAAGATTGATTTGAAAGAATTTAATACCGAAATGCAAAATCAGAGGCAGATGGCAAGAGATGCCAGGGGACAGTCAGATTACATGGGTAACGCAGACAATGTTTTGAATTTAATTCCTAAAGATATAGAAATTAAATTTGAAGGGTATGATAAAACTGAATTGTTTTCTAAAGTAAAAGTTTTAATTAGTGAAGACGAGATTGTTACAGAACTTTCAAAAGGTTCAAAGGGAATAATTGTAACAGAAGTGACACCTTTTTACGCTGAAATGGGAGGCCAAATCGGAGACAAGGGAATAATCTTTAATGATAATTTTAAGGCAGAGGTTTATGATTGTAAAAAGAGTATTTCTGGGAAAATTGTACATCTTGTCAAAATGATTGATGGAACATTACTAACAGGTGAATTAGTAACTCTTAAGGTTAACGAGGATAGAAGGAATGAAATTTGTAGAAATCATTCAGCAACACACATGCTGCAAGAAGCTTTGAAAAAGGTATTAGGAGATCATGTTCATCAATCAGGATCATATGTAAATGAAGATAGATTAAGGTTTGATTTCACCCATTTTTCAGCATTAACGGAGAAGGAAGTTATTAAAGTCCAAAAGATAGTCAATGACAATATTTTAAAGGCATATACAGTTAATACGAGTGTCATGACTATAGAAAAGGCTAAGGAAAGTGGAGCTATAGCTTTATTTGATGAAAAGTACAAAGATGATGTTAGAGTTGTATCTATAGGTGAATTCAGTAAGGAATTATGTGGAGGTACTCATGTTAAAAACACAGGAGAAATAGGCCTTTTTAAAATTTTATCTGAATCAGGGGTAGCTGCAGGGGTTAGAAGAATTGAAGCTATAACGGGTATTAATTCTATTGAATTTCTAGAGGATAAAAACAATCAATTAAAAGATATTGCGAGTACATTAAAATGCTCAGAAAAGGACATAATTAATAAATTACAACTTCAATTAGTTGAATTAAAAGACAAAGAGAAGGAAATAATATTATTAAAAGGAAAACTAGCTAGTTCTTCAGTCGATGAAATGTTAAACAATGTTAAAGAAGTTAAAGGTGTTAAAGTGATCTGTGGTACTGTACGCAACATGGACTCAGAGGCATTAAGGGATTTAGCTGATAAACTTCGCGATAAACTCGGCGATGGTGTAGTAGTACTTGGAAGTAGTGTAGGTGACAAAGTACAGTTTATTGCAATGGCATCTAAGTCTGCGATAGATAAAGGAATTCATTGTGGAAAAATAATTAAAGAAGTAGCTAAAATTGCTGGTGGTGGTGGCGGCGGTAGACCGAATATGGCAGAGGCTGGCGGAAAACTTCCGGATAAATTAGATGAAGCAATAGATAATGTATGCTCTATTATTGAAAGATTAGTAAAATAG
- the mnmA gene encoding tRNA 2-thiouridine(34) synthase MnmA — MKKKVVIGMSGGVDSSVAAYLLQEQGYEVIGIMMKLSPDNPDYEENEGGCCSISAANDARRVADVLDIPFYVMNFKDVFKKNVIDNFIDEYMEGRTPNPCIVCNRTIKFDEFLRKARALGADYIATGHYAKIEKQDDRYVLKNAEDNKKDQTYALYGLTQDQLSRTLMPCGEYTKPEIRKIAEKIGLEVFKKRDSQEICFIPDNDHGNYIKKYSGRVIKPGDFVDKQGVVIGKHKGIVYYTIGQRKGLGIALGKPVFVNDINPITNQVIVGDEEDIFKTGLIAKDLNFILFDKLTSNLKVTAKIRYSAIPQSATLIPMENNRVKVVFDEKQRAVTKGQSVVFYLENLVVGGGIIEKIL; from the coding sequence ATGAAGAAAAAAGTAGTTATTGGAATGAGTGGTGGAGTAGATAGCTCTGTAGCGGCATATCTTTTGCAAGAGCAAGGTTATGAGGTTATAGGAATTATGATGAAGCTCTCACCAGATAATCCAGATTATGAGGAAAATGAAGGCGGATGTTGTTCTATATCAGCTGCAAATGATGCAAGGCGTGTTGCTGATGTGTTAGATATACCATTTTATGTTATGAATTTTAAAGATGTTTTTAAAAAAAATGTTATTGATAATTTTATTGATGAATATATGGAAGGTAGAACTCCCAACCCTTGTATTGTATGCAATAGGACTATTAAATTCGATGAATTTTTAAGAAAAGCGAGAGCACTTGGTGCTGATTATATAGCTACAGGGCATTATGCTAAAATCGAAAAACAAGATGATAGGTACGTGCTTAAAAATGCAGAAGATAATAAGAAAGATCAAACATATGCTTTATATGGTTTAACGCAAGATCAACTAAGCCGTACTCTAATGCCTTGTGGAGAATATACTAAACCAGAAATACGAAAGATTGCAGAGAAAATTGGTCTTGAAGTTTTTAAAAAAAGGGATAGCCAAGAAATCTGTTTTATACCTGATAATGACCATGGAAATTATATTAAAAAATATAGTGGCAGGGTTATAAAACCAGGAGACTTTGTTGATAAGCAAGGAGTAGTTATAGGGAAACACAAGGGAATAGTGTATTATACTATAGGACAAAGAAAAGGACTGGGCATTGCTCTAGGAAAACCTGTATTTGTTAATGATATTAATCCTATTACTAATCAAGTAATAGTAGGTGATGAAGAAGATATCTTTAAAACTGGGCTCATAGCTAAAGATTTGAATTTTATTCTTTTTGATAAATTAACCTCAAATTTGAAAGTTACAGCTAAAATTAGATACTCGGCAATTCCACAATCGGCTACTTTAATTCCTATGGAAAATAATAGAGTAAAGGTTGTTTTTGATGAGAAACAAAGAGCTGTAACCAAAGGTCAATCGGTAGTTTTCTATTTAGAAAACTTAGTAGTTGGCGGAGGAATAATAGAGAAAATTTTATAA
- the nifU gene encoding Fe-S cluster assembly scaffold protein NifU, producing the protein MDYSAKVMDHFTNPRNVGEIENASGIGEVGNAKCGDIMKVYLKVEDNIVVDAKFKTFGCGSAIASSSMATELIKGKSIDDAWTLTNKAVAEALDGLPAIKMHCSVLAEEAIHMAINDYRKKAGLEEFDYEEHDDIHGEIPEE; encoded by the coding sequence ATGGATTACAGTGCAAAAGTTATGGACCATTTTACTAATCCAAGAAATGTAGGAGAAATTGAAAATGCTAGTGGTATAGGTGAAGTTGGTAACGCTAAATGTGGAGATATTATGAAAGTTTATTTAAAAGTTGAAGATAATATAGTAGTAGATGCAAAATTTAAAACCTTTGGTTGTGGATCAGCTATAGCTTCTTCAAGTATGGCAACAGAACTTATTAAAGGTAAATCTATAGATGATGCATGGACATTAACAAATAAAGCTGTAGCTGAAGCTCTAGATGGACTTCCAGCAATAAAAATGCATTGCTCGGTACTAGCTGAAGAAGCAATTCATATGGCAATAAATGATTATAGAAAAAAAGCTGGTCTAGAGGAATTTGATTATGAAGAACACGATGACATACATGGTGAAATACCAGAAGAATAG
- a CDS encoding AI-2E family transporter, with protein MKKINKKRLVVCVVSIVILIVTIAIAIRIPIIKQLLNLIFISFIIAYGLKPLYMLLIRRGVNKKAASALIVVGLLVLILLIFIVVIPSIFRESLSIKKVINDLGSYLINAKTKIKVLSTNKIMDSIINTIYYKSNAQILLIFNKLLDFIMGLGENILTYMVSPLIIYYFLCDSENMINKTLIIFPPESRNIIKKIIDDIDKVLGRYIMSQLILCGIITIATFLILMFMKVDFPLILALINGIFNIIPYFGPIFGLIPIILIALLESPKIALYTTIWIFALQQIEGSLLSPKIIGESISMHPLTVILLLMIGGAVGGILGMIVAVPLGVVIKVIYEDLNYYLF; from the coding sequence ATGAAAAAAATCAATAAAAAGAGGCTAGTTGTATGCGTTGTAAGCATTGTTATATTAATAGTAACAATCGCTATAGCTATAAGAATACCAATTATTAAACAATTACTAAATTTAATATTTATATCGTTTATTATAGCGTATGGTCTAAAACCATTATATATGCTTTTAATTAGAAGAGGGGTAAATAAAAAGGCAGCATCTGCTTTAATAGTAGTTGGGCTATTAGTTTTAATATTACTAATATTTATAGTGGTGATACCATCAATATTTAGAGAAAGTTTATCTATAAAAAAAGTAATAAACGATTTGGGGAGTTATTTAATCAATGCGAAAACAAAAATAAAGGTATTGAGTACGAATAAAATTATGGATAGTATTATAAACACTATATATTATAAATCTAATGCACAAATTCTTTTAATATTTAATAAGTTACTTGATTTTATCATGGGGCTTGGGGAGAATATATTAACTTATATGGTTTCGCCTTTAATAATATATTACTTTTTATGTGATAGTGAAAACATGATAAATAAGACACTTATAATTTTCCCACCAGAGAGCAGGAATATAATAAAAAAAATTATAGATGATATTGATAAGGTACTAGGTAGATATATTATGAGTCAGCTTATTTTATGTGGAATTATAACTATTGCTACTTTTTTAATCTTAATGTTTATGAAAGTTGATTTTCCATTAATATTAGCTTTGATAAATGGTATTTTTAACATAATACCATATTTTGGTCCTATATTTGGACTAATACCTATAATTTTGATTGCACTACTAGAATCTCCCAAAATAGCGTTATACACAACTATATGGATATTTGCACTTCAACAAATTGAAGGAAGTTTATTATCACCAAAAATAATTGGAGAAAGCATAAGTATGCATCCATTGACGGTAATATTATTATTAATGATAGGTGGAGCAGTTGGAGGAATATTAGGTATGATAGTTGCAGTACCACTAGGAGTAGTAATTAAAGTTATATACGAGGACTTAAATTATTATTTATTTTAG
- a CDS encoding aminotransferase class V-fold PLP-dependent enzyme yields the protein MSCEDNSPSYRDLILGINKKVPLISGKMVTAINFDNAATTPPFKSVMEDIIDFAPWYSSIHRGEGYKSQLTTKVYDDSRNIVSNFVNSDSSNTVIYVKNCTEALNKLSNLLYNPYKKNVILTTDMEHHSNDLPFRDKFIVEYISVDEDGKLSLDDLESKLNKYNNYVSLVTITGASNVTGYKNPIYDIAKLVHKFNSKLLIDGAQLVPHAPFIMNSKNSECNIDFLVFSAHKMYAPFGTGVLIGPSSILDNCEPDLVGGGTVDIVTHDFIKWNDSPQRHEAGSPNVIGSIALAAAIRTLSKIGMDNVERVEKKLTTYAINKIKNIPNIKIYCDTSRCVDRVSIIPFNICGMHHALVAKILSYECGISVRSGCFCAQPYLVKLLGISNDFLIKRLENPDLYHPGMVRISFGLYNTYAEIDILAYALEQISLRREYYIIKYENMKKTLFDF from the coding sequence ATGTCATGTGAAGATAATAGTCCAAGCTACAGAGATTTGATACTTGGCATAAATAAAAAGGTCCCTCTTATATCTGGGAAAATGGTTACTGCAATTAATTTTGATAATGCAGCAACTACACCACCATTTAAATCTGTTATGGAAGATATTATTGATTTTGCACCATGGTATTCCTCCATTCATCGTGGCGAAGGATATAAGTCCCAATTAACTACCAAAGTATATGATGATTCTAGAAATATTGTAAGTAACTTTGTTAATTCCGATTCTAGTAATACAGTTATATATGTTAAAAACTGCACAGAAGCCCTTAATAAACTATCCAATTTATTGTACAATCCTTATAAAAAAAATGTTATATTAACTACAGATATGGAACATCACTCAAATGACCTACCCTTTAGAGATAAGTTTATTGTAGAATATATTTCTGTAGATGAAGATGGGAAGTTGTCCTTAGATGATTTAGAGTCTAAATTGAATAAGTACAATAATTATGTAAGCTTAGTCACAATTACAGGTGCTTCAAATGTAACTGGCTACAAAAACCCTATATATGATATAGCTAAACTAGTTCATAAATTTAATTCTAAATTATTAATTGATGGAGCACAATTAGTTCCTCATGCTCCTTTTATAATGAATAGTAAAAATTCAGAATGTAATATAGATTTTCTGGTTTTCTCTGCTCATAAAATGTATGCGCCTTTTGGGACTGGAGTATTAATTGGCCCGAGTAGTATTTTAGATAATTGTGAACCTGATTTAGTAGGTGGTGGAACAGTCGATATTGTCACTCATGATTTTATAAAATGGAATGACTCTCCACAAAGACATGAAGCTGGCTCACCAAATGTTATAGGATCTATAGCTTTGGCCGCGGCTATTAGGACATTGAGTAAAATTGGTATGGATAACGTGGAGCGTGTTGAAAAGAAATTGACGACCTATGCTATCAATAAAATAAAAAATATACCAAATATTAAAATATATTGCGACACTTCTAGGTGCGTTGACAGAGTTAGTATAATCCCATTTAATATATGCGGAATGCATCACGCACTGGTTGCAAAAATACTCTCCTATGAATGCGGCATCTCGGTAAGAAGTGGTTGTTTTTGTGCCCAACCATACCTAGTTAAGCTACTAGGTATTTCTAATGACTTTCTAATTAAGCGTTTAGAAAATCCTGATTTGTATCACCCAGGAATGGTTAGAATTAGTTTTGGACTTTATAACACATACGCGGAAATCGATATATTGGCTTATGCTCTAGAACAAATTTCTTTAAGGAGAGAATATTACATTATTAAATATGAAAATATGAAAAAGACACTTTTTGACTTTTAA